The Ensifer adhaerens genome contains a region encoding:
- a CDS encoding DMT family transporter, with the protein MTDARTATTEPADTVMQGVAIMLFAMVILPGMDVIAKYMAVYEGMSPGQVTFYRFFFQLVATLPMLLGAGGLRALRPKRPWANLLRGVLLATAALFFFISVKYMPLADTFAIYFVEPFILTCLSAVFLKERVGWRRWLAIVVGFGGAMIVIQPSFAAFGLTALLPVACAFVFACYLLLNRAVGTGDSPLTMQTIAGIGGTLTMALVILIGNGMGSADFVPSLPKSPLGWMLVIVLGALSGYGHLLVVKAFRAAPVSLLAPFHYFEIVTATALGYLIFGDFPSLSKWLGIAIIVGSGLFIIWRERQAGRRTAS; encoded by the coding sequence TTGCCATGGTCATCCTGCCGGGTATGGACGTGATTGCGAAATACATGGCCGTCTATGAGGGCATGTCGCCGGGGCAGGTGACCTTTTACCGCTTCTTCTTCCAACTGGTAGCGACGCTACCGATGCTGCTTGGCGCCGGTGGCCTGCGGGCGCTGAGGCCAAAGCGGCCCTGGGCCAATCTGCTGCGCGGTGTACTGCTGGCGACCGCGGCCTTGTTCTTCTTCATATCGGTGAAGTACATGCCGCTTGCCGACACCTTCGCCATCTATTTCGTCGAGCCCTTCATCCTGACCTGTCTTTCGGCGGTGTTCCTCAAGGAAAGAGTGGGCTGGCGGCGCTGGCTCGCCATTGTCGTCGGTTTCGGTGGAGCGATGATCGTCATCCAGCCGAGCTTTGCCGCTTTCGGCCTGACCGCGCTGTTGCCGGTTGCCTGCGCCTTCGTCTTTGCCTGCTACCTGCTCCTCAACCGTGCTGTCGGTACCGGCGACTCGCCGCTGACGATGCAGACAATAGCCGGCATCGGCGGCACATTGACGATGGCGCTGGTGATCCTGATCGGCAACGGCATGGGCAGCGCCGATTTCGTGCCGTCGCTGCCGAAGTCGCCGCTTGGCTGGATGCTCGTGATCGTGCTTGGCGCGCTGTCCGGCTACGGCCATCTGCTGGTGGTCAAGGCGTTCCGGGCGGCACCCGTCTCGCTGCTCGCGCCGTTTCATTATTTCGAGATCGTCACGGCGACGGCGCTCGGTTATCTCATCTTCGGAGACTTTCCGTCGCTCTCCAAATGGCTTGGTATCGCCATCATCGTTGGCTCGGGCCTCTTCATCATCTGGCGTGAGCGGCAGGCTGGACGTCGAACGGCAAGTTGA
- the lipB gene encoding lipoyl(octanoyl) transferase LipB, whose amino-acid sequence MQRENLSQDMFAPPESPPVRWRIASELVDYPQAVELMEQEAAAIAAGTADELVWLVEHPPLYTAGTSADAADLVMPDRFPVFATGRGGEYTYHGPGQRVVYVMLDLKRRKQDVRAFVAALESVVISTLDSMNVRGERREDRVGVWVRRPEKPALPDGSMSEDKVAAIGIRLRKWVSFHGFALNVDPDLDHFGGIVPCGIRGYGVTSLVDLGLPVMMPDVDIRLREAFETVFGPTRNDAP is encoded by the coding sequence ATGCAGCGTGAAAATCTGAGCCAGGACATGTTTGCCCCTCCGGAATCACCCCCGGTTCGCTGGCGGATTGCCTCCGAACTGGTCGATTATCCGCAGGCCGTCGAGCTGATGGAGCAGGAAGCCGCGGCGATTGCCGCCGGCACCGCAGATGAACTGGTCTGGCTCGTCGAGCATCCGCCGCTCTATACGGCCGGCACCAGTGCCGACGCCGCCGATCTCGTCATGCCCGACCGTTTTCCGGTCTTTGCCACCGGCCGCGGCGGCGAATACACCTATCACGGCCCGGGCCAGCGCGTCGTTTACGTCATGCTCGACCTCAAGCGCAGGAAGCAGGACGTACGCGCTTTCGTCGCGGCACTCGAAAGCGTCGTCATCTCCACGCTCGATTCGATGAACGTTCGGGGCGAGCGGCGTGAAGACCGGGTCGGTGTCTGGGTGCGGCGCCCGGAAAAGCCTGCCCTGCCCGACGGCTCCATGTCGGAAGACAAGGTCGCCGCGATCGGCATCCGCCTGCGCAAATGGGTGAGTTTCCATGGCTTTGCGCTCAACGTCGACCCGGATCTCGACCATTTCGGCGGCATCGTGCCCTGCGGCATTCGCGGTTATGGCGTCACCAGCCTCGTCGATCTCGGCCTGCCCGTAATGATGCCGGACGTGGACATCCGCTTGCGCGAGGCCTTCGAGACCGTGTTCGGTCCGACGCGGAACGACGCGCCGTAA